In Phormidium yuhuli AB48, one genomic interval encodes:
- a CDS encoding DUF2949 domain-containing protein has product MKFNKLANLIRFLQDDLSVPSNSIDLALRHGENAPNAFPMVLWQYGLINLEQLDRIFDWLETA; this is encoded by the coding sequence ATGAAATTTAACAAACTCGCAAACCTGATTCGCTTTTTACAAGATGATTTGTCGGTTCCCTCCAACTCCATCGATTTAGCCCTGCGCCATGGTGAGAACGCTCCCAATGCCTTCCCCATGGTCTTGTGGCAATATGGACTGATCAATCTCGAACAACTTGATCGCATTTTTGACTGGCTAGAAACAGCCTAA
- the dnaN gene encoding DNA polymerase III subunit beta yields the protein MKLVCTQGELNTHLSLAIHAVPSRPTHPVLANVRLTADAQQQQIQLTGFDLSLGIRTSFPAQVEASGDVALPAKLLNDIVSRLPEGDLTLEHQEDSYQTTLTSVSGTYKVQGMSVEEFPELPAIEDGKVIQLGSESLLEGLRGTLFATSSDETKQVLTGVHLAVRADGIEFAATDGHRLAVVEALNDGDSPAINVGDDEVFEVTVPAQALRELERTIGKRATPTPLTLSVDEGQAVFELADRRLTSRTLEGAYPAYRQLIPREFENQANLDRRALLSALERIAVIADRKNNIVKFSFDSSGQQVTLGVDAADVGSGTECLPAQISGESLDIAFNVKYVMESLRNLQSTEIQLQLNTATSPVILTPLGGTKMIHLVMPVQIRE from the coding sequence ATGAAACTGGTTTGCACCCAAGGGGAACTCAACACCCACCTCTCCCTCGCTATCCATGCTGTTCCCTCCCGTCCAACGCATCCGGTTTTAGCCAATGTCCGCCTCACCGCTGATGCTCAACAGCAACAGATTCAACTCACCGGCTTTGACCTCAGCCTCGGGATTCGCACCAGTTTCCCGGCCCAAGTCGAGGCCAGTGGTGACGTTGCCCTACCCGCCAAACTCCTCAATGACATTGTCTCCCGACTCCCCGAGGGCGACCTAACCCTTGAACACCAGGAGGACAGTTATCAAACTACCCTCACCTCCGTCTCAGGAACCTATAAAGTCCAGGGAATGAGTGTGGAGGAATTTCCTGAACTACCCGCCATTGAAGACGGCAAAGTCATCCAACTCGGCAGCGAGTCACTGCTTGAAGGGTTACGGGGAACCCTGTTCGCCACCAGTTCCGACGAAACCAAACAAGTCCTTACCGGCGTTCACCTGGCGGTTCGGGCCGATGGCATTGAATTTGCGGCTACGGACGGTCATCGTCTGGCGGTGGTGGAAGCCCTTAATGATGGGGATAGCCCCGCCATCAATGTCGGCGATGATGAAGTCTTTGAAGTCACCGTTCCCGCCCAGGCCCTACGGGAATTAGAGCGAACCATTGGCAAACGGGCTACCCCCACCCCTTTAACCCTCTCCGTTGATGAAGGACAAGCGGTGTTTGAGTTGGCCGACCGTCGCCTCACCAGTCGCACCCTAGAGGGAGCCTATCCCGCCTATCGCCAACTGATTCCCCGGGAGTTTGAGAATCAAGCCAATCTTGACCGTCGCGCCCTCCTCAGCGCCCTAGAACGGATTGCTGTCATTGCTGACCGCAAAAATAACATCGTCAAGTTTAGTTTTGATAGCAGCGGCCAACAGGTCACCTTGGGCGTGGATGCGGCCGATGTAGGCAGTGGGACGGAATGTTTGCCCGCCCAAATTTCCGGTGAGAGTCTGGACATTGCCTTCAATGTTAAGTATGTGATGGAATCCCTGCGGAATCTCCAATCCACAGAAATCCAACTTCAGTTAAACACCGCCACTTCCCCCGTGATTCTTACGCCTCTCGGGGGAACCAAGATGATTCACTTGGTGATGCCAGTTCAGATTCGCGAGTAG
- the fraC gene encoding filament integrity protein FraC: MMVLPLRAIASQILLLLVAVAIESTVFHRYLAVSRRMSVQYALALDLLSVALGWLSFFVMVEVLGSHPWVIQVMAYVFTGRFVSRPGRDGIEPVLAVVTIILFFSGFFLKTQVLYWLQRLTIFPFESQDLDEQFQRAKTQRLVRYQIRVDQDRTVLLAHGLSHGAIFLLLVVMILGL, translated from the coding sequence ATGATGGTGTTGCCGTTGAGGGCGATCGCCTCTCAGATTTTACTACTGTTGGTGGCCGTGGCGATCGAGTCAACGGTGTTTCACCGCTACCTGGCGGTGAGCCGACGGATGAGCGTGCAATATGCCCTGGCCCTTGATTTACTCTCTGTGGCTTTGGGATGGCTGAGCTTCTTCGTCATGGTTGAGGTGTTGGGGTCTCATCCCTGGGTGATTCAGGTGATGGCCTATGTCTTTACGGGCCGTTTTGTCAGTCGTCCTGGCCGGGATGGGATTGAGCCGGTGTTGGCTGTGGTGACGATTATTCTCTTTTTTAGCGGCTTTTTTCTTAAAACTCAGGTGCTCTATTGGTTGCAGCGTCTGACGATTTTTCCCTTTGAGAGTCAAGACTTAGACGAGCAGTTTCAACGGGCTAAAACCCAGCGATTGGTTCGCTATCAGATCCGAGTTGACCAGGATCGCACCGTGTTATTGGCTCATGGCTTAAGTCATGGCGCGATTTTTCTGCTCTTGGTGGTGATGATTCTGGGACTTTAG
- a CDS encoding response regulator produces the protein MASHKILVIDDSRVIQKTVKSMLPPGNFDVVEAKDGEEGLNKIHSDKPSLIMLDFLLPKRSGWEVFQEIQADANLRKIPLLVMSGRKEEVTEKISEPFEFFEFIEKPFEKKQLLGAIKAAMAKSKKPRAAAAAAPAAAPAAAASGAGNEVAALQAKVASLEKEVAGLKKQVSQILAFIKQKLK, from the coding sequence GTGGCCAGTCATAAAATTTTAGTCATTGATGACAGTCGTGTCATCCAGAAAACTGTTAAAAGTATGTTGCCTCCCGGGAACTTCGATGTGGTCGAAGCCAAGGACGGCGAGGAAGGTTTGAATAAGATTCACTCCGATAAGCCCAGCCTGATTATGTTGGACTTCCTGCTGCCGAAACGAAGTGGCTGGGAAGTCTTTCAGGAAATTCAGGCCGACGCCAATCTTCGCAAAATCCCCCTGTTGGTGATGTCCGGACGTAAGGAGGAGGTCACGGAGAAAATTTCTGAGCCTTTTGAGTTTTTCGAGTTCATCGAGAAACCCTTTGAGAAGAAACAGCTTCTCGGGGCTATTAAGGCGGCGATGGCTAAATCTAAGAAGCCTCGGGCCGCCGCCGCCGCTGCCCCCGCTGCTGCCCCCGCTGCTGCCGCGTCTGGGGCAGGTAATGAGGTTGCTGCCTTACAGGCTAAGGTTGCCAGCTTGGAGAAAGAAGTGGCAGGCTTGAAAAAACAGGTCTCCCAGATTCTGGCCTTCATCAAGCAGAAATTGAAATAG